From the genome of Parazoarcus communis, one region includes:
- the rsxB gene encoding electron transport complex subunit RsxB: MLSALLIMTGIALVLGAALGYAAIRFKVEGDPLVEKIDAILPQTQCGQCSYPGCKPYAEAIAKGEADINQCPPGGEEGIRKLADLLGREFKPLSEEHGVEKPKSVALIDEQTCIGCTLCIQACPVDAIVGAAKQMHTVVEPLCTGCELCLAPCPVDCITMVQVPDTVQTWKWKYPVIELRKSA; this comes from the coding sequence ATGCTCTCTGCCCTACTCATCATGACCGGGATCGCCCTGGTGCTCGGCGCAGCACTGGGCTATGCCGCCATCCGCTTCAAGGTGGAAGGCGACCCCCTGGTCGAGAAAATCGATGCCATCCTGCCGCAGACACAGTGCGGCCAGTGCAGCTATCCGGGATGCAAGCCCTATGCCGAAGCCATCGCGAAGGGCGAGGCCGACATCAACCAGTGCCCCCCCGGCGGTGAAGAGGGCATCCGCAAGCTCGCCGACCTGCTCGGGCGCGAGTTCAAGCCGCTCTCCGAAGAGCATGGCGTGGAAAAGCCCAAATCCGTGGCCCTGATCGACGAACAGACCTGCATCGGCTGCACGCTGTGCATTCAGGCCTGCCCGGTGGACGCCATCGTTGGCGCCGCCAAGCAGATGCATACGGTCGTCGAGCCCCTGTGCACCGGCTGCGAACTCTGTCTTGCGCCCTGCCCTGTCGACTGCATCACCATGGTGCAGGTGCCCGACACGGTGCAGACCTGGAAATGGAAGTATCCGGTCATCGAACTCAGGAAATCCGCATGA
- the rsxC gene encoding electron transport complex subunit RsxC: MIARLFNFRGGVKPDAHKNESANASIQAAPMPAHLIVPLRQSTRATARCIVSPGQHVLKGERIGEAEGTLGTAVHAPTSGTVVEFGLYPLAHPSGLNTRCVVIEPDGEDRWADHQPFDYHGATREQTLAQLRDCGIVGLGGATFPSHVKLGRGSGIDTLILNGAECEPWITCDDRLMRERAADILAGATILRELIGARRLVIGIEDNKPEAIAAMQAAAGSVEGDVAVIAIPSLYPAGGEKQLIRVLTGVEIPYGKLGAEFGVQCFNVGTAHAVYRALAHGEPLVSRVLTLTGNVARPGNYEVLIGTPISHLLTLCEPKPDTDRTLMGGPMMGFALPRLDVPVVKGTNCIISASPALFPPPPPEQPCIRCGECARACPAELQPFELYWFSRAHNFGKAQEYNLFDCIECGCCSYVCPSHIPLVDYYRFAKSEIWAREREKSAADQARDRFEFRNFRQEREKEEKAAKLAAKAAETRAKLADKDATAPAPAAAAASSGEEDPKKALIAAALARAKAQKEAVQARNTEALSPDTEKEIAEIDARRIKAALVDPAAPAGEPPSERSPESTS; this comes from the coding sequence ATGATCGCGCGCCTCTTCAATTTCCGCGGCGGGGTCAAGCCCGACGCGCACAAGAACGAATCGGCAAACGCCTCCATCCAGGCGGCGCCGATGCCGGCCCACCTGATCGTTCCGCTGCGTCAGAGCACGCGTGCAACCGCGCGCTGCATCGTCAGTCCGGGCCAGCACGTGCTCAAGGGTGAGCGGATCGGCGAAGCCGAAGGCACGCTCGGCACCGCAGTGCACGCGCCGACCTCAGGTACCGTCGTGGAGTTCGGGCTGTATCCGCTGGCCCACCCGTCGGGTCTGAACACGCGCTGCGTGGTGATCGAGCCCGACGGCGAGGATCGCTGGGCAGACCATCAGCCCTTCGACTACCACGGAGCAACACGGGAACAGACGCTTGCACAGCTGCGCGACTGCGGCATCGTCGGGCTCGGTGGTGCCACCTTTCCCAGCCACGTCAAGCTCGGCCGTGGCAGCGGCATCGACACCCTGATCCTCAACGGCGCAGAGTGCGAACCCTGGATTACCTGCGACGACAGGCTGATGCGCGAGCGCGCTGCCGACATCCTCGCCGGCGCCACCATCCTGCGCGAACTCATCGGCGCACGCCGTCTCGTGATCGGAATCGAGGACAACAAGCCCGAAGCCATCGCCGCAATGCAGGCTGCGGCAGGCAGCGTCGAAGGCGACGTGGCGGTGATCGCGATTCCTTCGCTCTACCCGGCAGGCGGCGAAAAGCAGCTGATCCGTGTCCTCACCGGCGTCGAGATTCCCTACGGCAAGCTCGGCGCAGAGTTCGGCGTCCAGTGCTTCAACGTCGGTACCGCACATGCGGTATACCGGGCACTTGCTCACGGCGAACCGCTGGTGTCCCGTGTGCTCACCCTCACTGGCAATGTCGCCCGTCCCGGCAACTACGAGGTGCTGATCGGCACACCGATTTCGCACCTGCTCACGCTGTGCGAACCCAAACCCGATACCGACCGCACCCTGATGGGTGGCCCGATGATGGGTTTCGCACTGCCGCGCCTCGACGTGCCGGTGGTCAAGGGCACGAACTGCATCATTTCGGCCTCGCCTGCGCTGTTTCCGCCACCGCCGCCCGAGCAGCCCTGCATCCGCTGCGGCGAGTGCGCGCGGGCCTGCCCGGCCGAACTGCAGCCCTTCGAACTCTACTGGTTCAGCCGCGCCCACAACTTCGGCAAGGCCCAGGAATACAACCTGTTCGACTGCATCGAATGCGGCTGCTGCAGCTACGTGTGCCCGTCCCACATTCCGCTGGTCGATTACTACCGCTTTGCCAAGAGCGAAATCTGGGCTCGCGAGCGTGAAAAATCCGCGGCAGACCAGGCTCGCGACCGATTCGAGTTCCGCAATTTCCGGCAGGAACGCGAAAAGGAAGAGAAAGCCGCCAAGCTCGCGGCCAAGGCTGCGGAAACCCGTGCAAAGCTGGCGGACAAGGATGCGACCGCTCCCGCTCCCGCAGCCGCAGCCGCGTCAAGTGGCGAGGAAGACCCCAAGAAGGCCCTGATCGCCGCCGCGCTGGCACGTGCCAAGGCGCAGAAGGAGGCCGTGCAGGCGCGCAACACCGAAGCGCTGAGCCCGGACACCGAAAAAGAAATCGCCGAAATCGATGCGCGCCGGATCAAGGCTGCACTGGTCGATCCTGCTGCGCCTGCCGGTGAGCCCCCATCCGAACGCTCACCCGAATCCACCTCCTGA
- a CDS encoding RnfABCDGE type electron transport complex subunit D, with protein MIHSPYIRKPASVQRVMLNVLLALIPGIAAYVWQIGAGILVNLAIASVTAVAAEVLMLSLRKRPVMLAATDLSAVVTAWLVALAFPPIVPWWLTVFAVLVAIVAVKHLYGGLGQNPFNPAMAAYCTMIVAYPSLMSQWPVSGAVSFDTQLHLILGGLRELDAVTGATALDTLRTGLRGDTNVGELLQTSTYGLLGGRGWEWIAGGYLLGGLFLLLTRTITWHLPTGFLAGLAVTSGVFWLFHPDQFASPLFHLATGGAMLAAFFIVTDPVSGATTPRGKLIFAAGIGLIAYLIRAFGAYPEGIAFAVLLMNICVPLIDMKTQPAVFGHRGGPNS; from the coding sequence ATGATCCACTCTCCCTACATCCGCAAACCGGCGAGCGTCCAGCGCGTCATGCTCAACGTGCTGCTCGCGCTCATACCCGGCATCGCCGCCTACGTGTGGCAGATCGGCGCCGGCATCCTGGTCAATCTGGCCATCGCGTCGGTCACTGCGGTCGCCGCCGAAGTGCTGATGCTCAGCCTGCGCAAGCGCCCGGTCATGCTGGCCGCAACCGACCTCTCTGCCGTCGTCACCGCATGGCTGGTGGCGCTCGCGTTTCCGCCCATCGTGCCATGGTGGCTCACCGTGTTTGCCGTGCTCGTTGCCATCGTTGCGGTGAAACACCTTTACGGCGGCCTCGGACAGAACCCCTTCAACCCGGCAATGGCCGCCTACTGCACGATGATCGTGGCCTACCCGTCACTGATGTCGCAATGGCCGGTTTCCGGTGCGGTGAGCTTCGACACCCAGCTTCACCTCATTCTCGGCGGACTGCGCGAGCTTGACGCGGTGACCGGCGCAACGGCGCTCGATACCCTGCGCACAGGCCTGCGCGGCGACACCAACGTGGGCGAGCTGCTGCAAACCAGCACCTACGGCCTGCTCGGCGGACGTGGCTGGGAGTGGATTGCCGGTGGCTATCTGCTCGGCGGACTGTTCCTGCTGCTGACCCGCACCATCACCTGGCACCTGCCCACCGGCTTTCTTGCCGGCCTGGCGGTCACGTCCGGCGTGTTCTGGCTGTTTCACCCCGATCAGTTCGCCTCGCCCCTGTTCCACCTCGCCACCGGGGGGGCCATGCTGGCCGCGTTCTTCATCGTCACCGACCCGGTATCAGGCGCGACCACGCCGCGCGGCAAGCTCATCTTTGCAGCAGGCATCGGACTGATCGCCTATCTGATCCGCGCCTTCGGCGCCTACCCGGAAGGCATCGCCTTTGCCGTGCTGCTGATGAACATCTGCGTTCCCCTGATCGACATGAAGACCCAGCCCGCGGTCTTCGGCCATCGCGGAGGGCCGAACTCGTGA
- the rsxG gene encoding electron transport complex subunit RsxG — protein MSNKYSAMRTSLRTAAIMIIFTVVFTAVMAFTYDTTRPAIEASVQEEQMRLINEVLPPDSYDNDLLADVITVAGAQALGPDDVKRVWRARKSGEPVAMILEAAAGDGYAGRIAFIVALRGDGTVIGVRVTNHKETPGLGDYIDPKKDRNKKQPWISQFEGVRWSEVDRAKWAVRKDGGTFDFHTGATISARAMTGAIARAVAFGVERADALFSAESGSKL, from the coding sequence GTGAGCAACAAGTATTCCGCCATGCGAACGTCGCTGCGAACCGCAGCGATCATGATCATCTTCACCGTGGTGTTTACCGCGGTGATGGCTTTCACCTACGACACGACCCGCCCCGCCATTGAGGCCTCGGTTCAGGAAGAGCAGATGCGCCTCATCAACGAGGTCCTGCCACCCGACAGTTACGATAACGATCTGCTCGCCGATGTGATCACGGTCGCCGGCGCACAGGCGCTCGGGCCCGACGATGTCAAACGCGTATGGCGCGCGCGCAAATCGGGCGAGCCCGTGGCCATGATCCTCGAAGCCGCGGCCGGCGATGGCTACGCAGGCCGTATCGCCTTCATCGTTGCCCTGCGCGGGGATGGAACCGTCATTGGCGTGCGGGTGACAAACCACAAGGAAACGCCGGGACTCGGGGACTACATCGATCCGAAAAAGGACCGCAACAAGAAGCAGCCCTGGATCAGCCAATTCGAAGGCGTACGCTGGTCCGAGGTCGATCGCGCAAAGTGGGCTGTTCGCAAGGACGGCGGCACCTTCGACTTTCACACGGGCGCAACCATCAGTGCCCGGGCCATGACCGGCGCGATTGCCCGCGCCGTCGCGTTCGGCGTCGAGCGGGCGGATGCACTGTTCTCCGCCGAGTCGGGCAGCAAGCTGTAA